From Fusobacterium russii ATCC 25533:
ATTTATTAGTGCAACATGGACATTTGGCATTTTTCTTTGAAGCAACAGCATAAACAACTTTAGTAATTATACCTTTAATATCTTCATCAGAAACTTTAGTAATTTTAAAATTTTTTTCTTTGATATTTAGTAATTTTTTGATAGAATTGCTATGAGACAAATAAATCACATCCTTTGAAATGTTGGTTAGCGCAAATATTTTAACAGGAAAAAATTTATTTGTCTCTTTTTTTTTGCACACAAAAAAAGGTGTTGAGCAGATTAGAGTAATAATCTATCAACACCAAAAAGTATATACCCAAAATTTCAATAATTAATAAAAAAGCAACTCATTTAAGAGTTGCTTTTTAAATTTTTATTTTTTCAACACAAAAAAATTTCCTTTTTTCTCAATTAATCCATTTTTTAAAAGATTACCTATGGCTCTTTTAAAAGCTTTTTTTGTTATACCAAAATAATCTAAAATATCTTCTGGTGAACTTTTATCATTAAAACGGAAGTTATCTTTTAAAATTCTCATTTTATCTAATATAAGCTCAGCATCACTATCCATCTGCTCTGATAAAAGCTTTCTAGGGCTTAAATCCAATTTACCATCTTCTCTGACTCTTGTAACTCTGAGGCTTAGTTCATCACCTACAGAATATTTTTCAAAGCATTCACTTTTAGGGATAAGCCCAAAATATCTGTCTTCGACAGCAATAAAAGTACCTATATCTTCATTAACTCTATATACAGTTGCTGAAACTGTATCTCCTTTATTTATAGAAGAGGAAGGCATTAAAAATTTATAAATTTTCATTGTTGCAGAAATTCTACCTTTACTGTCTTCGTATAGCCCCACTAAATATTTTTTACCAACTTCAACATTCGTTTCCTGTTGAGAACGAGGTAACATTAAATCCTTAGTTAAGCCCCAATCTAAAAATGCTCCAAGCTTAGGATGAGTGTCAACAACTTCAAGTTTCGCAAGAGTGCCTACTAAAGCTTCCGTTTTTCTAAATGTGGCGATAAGTCTATCTTCTGAATC
This genomic window contains:
- a CDS encoding CvfB family protein: MIKVGKRQKLIINNFSSVGAHLYAGTDDDKDNILLPNNELEGRELKEGDEVEVLIYRDSEDRLIATFRKTEALVGTLAKLEVVDTHPKLGAFLDWGLTKDLMLPRSQQETNVEVGKKYLVGLYEDSKGRISATMKIYKFLMPSSSINKGDTVSATVYRVNEDIGTFIAVEDRYFGLIPKSECFEKYSVGDELSLRVTRVREDGKLDLSPRKLLSEQMDSDAELILDKMRILKDNFRFNDKSSPEDILDYFGITKKAFKRAIGNLLKNGLIEKKGNFFVLKK